One genomic window of Streptomyces sp. NBC_01498 includes the following:
- a CDS encoding efflux RND transporter permease subunit, whose translation MSWLSRFSLAQRALIGLISLIALLFGAIAIPQLKQQLLPSIELPMVSVLAPYQGASPDVVEKQVVEPIEAAIEAVDGITGVTSTASEGNAVIMASFDFGGDGSKQLVADIQQAVNRARAQLPDDVDPQVVAGSTDDIPTVVLAASGGDDQQALADRLERTVVPALEDIDGVGQVSVDGVRDLQVSVTPDDKKLAAAGLSPMALSEALKAGGATVPAGSFSEDGKSRTVQVGGGYTSIEQIEDLRVGGPQPGAPQGGAGQGGGPVRLADIATVEQRPAQATSLTRTNGEPSLAVMATMDKDGSAVAISDAVKDKLPALRADLGDGADLTVVSDQGPAVSKSISGLTTEGALGLVFAVLVILVFLASIRSTLVTAVSIPLSVVLALIVLWTRDLSLNMLTLGALTIAIGRVVDDSIVVLENIKRHLGYGEEREAAITSAVKEVAGAVTASTLTTVAVFLPIGLVGGMVGELFGSFSLTITAALLASLLVSLTVVPVLSYWFLRAPKAVRGMDPAEARRIAEEKESASRMQLVYVKVLRFATRRRITSVVLAFVILLGTFAMAPLLKTNFFDQGEQEVLTVKQELAPGTSLETADAAAKKVEKTLAGFDEIKEYQVTVGSSGFMAAFGGGTGANQASYQVTLKDSATYEKTSEAIDKALGELDGVGETTIAAGDGFGSQDLSVVVKASDAKTLGDAAEQVREEVAGIDDVTDVQSDLAQSIPRISVRANEKAAGAGFNDATLGMAVAQAVRGTPSGKAVLGDTERDVVVTSAEPAKTIAELKALPLGGVKLGQIAEVKLAPGPLSMTRIDGSRAATITAKPVGDNTGAVSTTLQSKISALDLPEGATASIGGVSEDQDEAFLQLGLAMLAAVAIVFMLLVGTFRSLVQPLILLVSIPFAATGALGLLLVTGTPLGVPAMIGMLMLIGIVVTNAIVLIDLINQYRAQGLGVVEAVVEGGRHRLRPILMTALATIFALLPMAMGITGEGGFIGQPLAVVVIGGLLTSTLLTLLLVPTLYSMVELRKERRRDKKAAKRAAAPDGGDSGSGGGGTGDGGTPPRSDAPSPAPEPVNA comes from the coding sequence ATGTCCTGGCTGTCCAGATTCAGCCTCGCGCAACGGGCCCTGATCGGGCTGATATCCCTGATCGCGCTCCTCTTCGGAGCGATCGCGATCCCCCAGCTGAAGCAGCAACTGCTGCCCTCCATCGAACTTCCGATGGTCTCGGTTCTCGCCCCCTACCAGGGCGCCTCGCCCGACGTGGTCGAGAAGCAGGTCGTCGAGCCGATCGAGGCGGCCATCGAGGCCGTCGACGGCATCACCGGTGTGACCTCCACGGCGAGCGAGGGCAACGCCGTGATCATGGCCAGTTTCGATTTCGGCGGTGACGGCTCGAAGCAACTGGTCGCCGACATCCAGCAGGCCGTGAACCGGGCCCGCGCCCAACTGCCCGACGACGTCGACCCGCAGGTCGTGGCCGGTTCCACGGACGACATCCCGACCGTCGTCCTCGCCGCGTCCGGCGGCGACGACCAGCAGGCGCTCGCCGACCGGCTGGAGCGTACTGTCGTCCCCGCACTGGAGGACATCGACGGCGTCGGCCAGGTCTCGGTCGACGGCGTCAGGGACCTCCAGGTCTCCGTCACCCCCGACGACAAGAAGCTCGCCGCCGCGGGTCTCTCACCGATGGCCCTCTCGGAGGCCCTGAAGGCGGGCGGCGCGACCGTCCCCGCCGGGTCGTTCTCCGAGGACGGCAAGAGCCGCACCGTACAGGTCGGCGGCGGCTACACCTCGATCGAGCAGATCGAGGACCTGCGCGTCGGCGGCCCCCAGCCGGGCGCGCCCCAGGGCGGCGCCGGACAGGGCGGTGGTCCCGTACGGCTCGCCGACATCGCCACCGTCGAGCAGCGGCCCGCCCAGGCGACCTCGCTGACCCGTACGAACGGTGAGCCCAGCCTCGCCGTGATGGCCACCATGGACAAGGACGGCAGCGCCGTCGCCATCTCCGACGCCGTCAAGGACAAGCTGCCCGCCCTGCGCGCGGACCTCGGCGACGGCGCCGACCTGACCGTGGTCAGCGACCAGGGCCCGGCCGTCTCCAAGTCGATCTCCGGCCTGACGACCGAGGGTGCGCTCGGTCTGGTCTTCGCGGTTCTGGTCATCCTGGTCTTCCTGGCCTCGATCCGCTCCACCCTGGTCACGGCGGTCTCCATCCCGCTCTCCGTGGTCCTCGCGCTGATCGTGCTGTGGACCCGCGACCTGTCGCTCAACATGCTCACCCTCGGCGCGCTGACCATCGCCATCGGCCGGGTCGTCGACGACTCGATCGTGGTGCTGGAGAACATCAAGCGCCACCTCGGCTACGGCGAGGAGCGCGAGGCCGCGATCACCTCGGCGGTCAAGGAGGTCGCGGGCGCGGTCACCGCCTCCACGCTCACCACGGTCGCGGTGTTCCTGCCGATCGGCCTCGTGGGCGGCATGGTGGGCGAGCTGTTCGGCTCGTTCTCGCTGACGATCACCGCCGCCCTGCTGGCGTCGCTGCTGGTCTCGCTCACCGTCGTACCGGTGCTGTCGTACTGGTTCCTGCGCGCCCCGAAGGCCGTACGCGGGATGGACCCCGCCGAGGCCCGCCGGATCGCGGAGGAGAAGGAGTCCGCCAGCCGGATGCAGCTGGTGTACGTGAAGGTGCTGCGCTTCGCGACCCGGCGGCGGATCACCAGCGTCGTCCTCGCGTTCGTGATCCTGCTCGGCACGTTCGCCATGGCGCCGCTGCTCAAGACCAACTTCTTCGACCAGGGCGAGCAGGAGGTCCTCACCGTCAAGCAGGAGCTGGCGCCGGGCACCAGCCTGGAGACGGCCGACGCGGCGGCCAAGAAGGTCGAGAAGACCCTCGCCGGCTTCGACGAGATCAAGGAGTACCAGGTCACCGTCGGTTCGTCCGGCTTCATGGCGGCGTTCGGCGGCGGTACGGGCGCCAACCAGGCGTCCTACCAGGTCACCCTGAAGGACTCGGCGACGTACGAGAAGACCAGCGAGGCCATCGACAAGGCCCTCGGCGAACTGGACGGCGTCGGCGAGACGACCATCGCGGCCGGCGACGGCTTCGGCAGCCAGGACCTGAGCGTCGTCGTCAAGGCGTCCGACGCCAAGACCCTCGGGGACGCCGCCGAGCAGGTCCGCGAGGAGGTCGCCGGGATCGACGACGTCACCGACGTGCAGAGCGACCTGGCGCAGAGCATCCCGCGTATCTCGGTCAGGGCCAACGAGAAGGCCGCCGGCGCCGGGTTCAACGACGCCACGCTCGGCATGGCCGTCGCCCAGGCCGTACGCGGTACGCCGTCCGGCAAGGCGGTCCTCGGGGACACCGAGCGCGACGTGGTCGTCACCTCCGCCGAGCCCGCGAAGACGATCGCCGAACTGAAGGCCCTGCCGCTCGGCGGGGTGAAGCTCGGTCAGATCGCCGAGGTGAAGCTGGCGCCGGGCCCGCTGTCGATGACCCGTATCGACGGCTCCCGCGCGGCGACGATCACCGCGAAGCCGGTCGGCGACAACACCGGCGCGGTCAGCACCACCCTCCAGTCGAAGATCAGCGCGCTCGACCTGCCCGAGGGGGCGACCGCCTCCATCGGCGGCGTGTCCGAGGACCAGGACGAGGCGTTCCTCCAGCTGGGGCTCGCCATGCTGGCGGCCGTCGCGATCGTGTTCATGCTGCTCGTCGGCACGTTCCGGTCGCTGGTGCAGCCGCTGATCCTGCTGGTCTCCATCCCGTTCGCGGCGACCGGCGCGCTCGGTCTGCTGCTCGTCACCGGGACCCCGCTGGGTGTGCCGGCGATGATCGGCATGCTGATGCTCATCGGCATCGTGGTGACCAACGCGATCGTGCTGATCGACCTCATCAACCAGTACCGGGCGCAGGGCCTCGGGGTGGTCGAGGCGGTCGTCGAGGGCGGCAGGCACCGGCTGCGGCCGATCCTGATGACCGCGCTGGCCACGATCTTCGCGCTGCTGCCGATGGCGATGGGGATCACCGGCGAGGGCGGCTTCATCGGCCAGCCGCTGGCCGTGGTGGTGATCGGCGGTCTGCTGACGTCGACGCTGCTGACGCTGCTGCTGGTGCCGACGCTGTACTCGATGGTCGAGCTCCGCAAGGAGCGCCGCCGGGACAAGAAGGCCGCGAAGCGGGCGGCGGCCCCGGACGGCGGGGACAGCGGCAGCGGGGGCGGTGGGACGGGTGACGGCGGTACGCCGCCGCGCTCCGACGCGCCGTCGCCGGCACCGGAGCCGGTCAACGCCTGA
- the nadA gene encoding quinolinate synthase NadA: MTTAQARPELDVQPSPLALLLLGREADTRSERGVECPGDLPSPSDPDLVERARAAKAKLGEKVFILGHHYQRDEVIQFADVTGDSFKLAREAAARPGAEYIVFCGVHFMAESADILTSDDQKVVLPDLAAGCSMADMATAEQVAECWDVLTEAGIADRVVPVSYMNSSADIKAFTGEHGGTICTSSNAERALTWAFERGEQVLFLPDQHLGRNTAVRDLGLSLEDCVLYNPHKPNGGLTAEELRNAKMILWRGHCSVHGRFSLDSVNEVRARIPGVNVLVHPECRHEVVAAADHVGSTEHIITMLEEAPAGSTWAIGTELNLVRRLANRFAAEDKKIVFLDRTVCFCSTMNRIDLPHLVWALESLADGKEINRIEVEKRTADFAQLALERMLALP, encoded by the coding sequence GTCCAGCCGTCGCCCCTCGCACTGCTCCTGCTCGGCCGGGAGGCCGACACCCGGAGCGAGCGCGGCGTGGAGTGCCCCGGAGACCTGCCGTCCCCGTCCGACCCGGATCTGGTCGAACGTGCGCGCGCGGCGAAGGCGAAGCTCGGGGAGAAGGTCTTCATCCTCGGCCACCACTATCAGCGCGACGAGGTCATCCAGTTCGCCGACGTGACCGGTGACTCGTTCAAGCTCGCCAGGGAGGCCGCCGCCCGCCCCGGCGCCGAGTACATCGTCTTCTGCGGTGTCCACTTCATGGCCGAGTCGGCGGACATCCTCACGTCCGACGACCAGAAGGTCGTCCTGCCCGACCTGGCGGCGGGCTGTTCCATGGCGGACATGGCGACGGCCGAGCAGGTCGCCGAGTGCTGGGACGTACTGACCGAGGCGGGCATCGCCGACCGGGTCGTCCCCGTCTCGTACATGAACTCCTCCGCCGACATCAAGGCGTTCACCGGGGAGCACGGCGGCACCATATGCACCTCGTCCAACGCCGAGCGCGCCCTCACCTGGGCGTTCGAGCGGGGTGAACAGGTCCTCTTCCTGCCGGACCAGCATCTGGGCCGCAACACGGCCGTTCGGGACCTCGGGCTGTCCCTGGAGGACTGTGTCCTCTACAACCCGCACAAGCCGAACGGCGGGCTGACCGCCGAGGAGCTGCGGAACGCGAAGATGATCCTGTGGCGCGGGCACTGCTCGGTGCACGGCCGCTTCTCGCTGGACTCGGTGAACGAGGTGCGCGCGCGGATTCCCGGCGTGAACGTGCTGGTTCACCCGGAGTGCCGGCACGAGGTGGTCGCCGCCGCCGACCACGTGGGCTCGACGGAGCACATCATCACGATGCTGGAGGAGGCGCCGGCCGGTTCGACGTGGGCGATCGGCACCGAGCTGAATCTGGTACGGCGGCTGGCGAATCGATTCGCCGCCGAGGACAAGAAGATCGTCTTCCTCGACCGGACGGTCTGCTTCTGCTCCACGATGAACCGCATCGACCTGCCGCATCTGGTGTGGGCGCTCGAATCGCTCGCCGACGGCAAGGAGATCAACCGGATCGAGGTCGAGAAGCGGACGGCGGACTTCGCCCAGCTCGCGCTGGAGCGGATGCTGGCGCTGCCGTAA